One Streptomyces sp. NBC_00554 DNA segment encodes these proteins:
- a CDS encoding OsmC family protein, which yields MTDNTLRTVTIERTATGHFKATNARGGTISFGTSSDPDGGTDFTPVELLLAAIGGCTAADVDVATARHAEPTGFTVTVTGNKISDALGNRMTDLAVTFSVAFPDGETGDRARAILPRAVKTSHERLCTVSRTVEIGTPVTATVADA from the coding sequence ATGACCGATAACACCCTGCGCACCGTCACCATCGAGCGGACCGCCACCGGGCACTTCAAGGCCACGAACGCGCGAGGCGGCACGATCAGCTTCGGCACCAGCTCCGATCCCGACGGCGGCACGGACTTCACGCCGGTCGAGCTGCTGCTCGCCGCGATCGGGGGCTGCACCGCGGCCGACGTCGATGTCGCCACCGCCCGTCACGCGGAGCCCACCGGGTTCACCGTCACGGTGACCGGCAACAAGATCAGTGACGCGCTCGGCAACCGAATGACGGACCTCGCGGTCACCTTCTCCGTAGCCTTCCCGGACGGTGAAACCGGCGACCGTGCTCGCGCGATCCTCCCTCGTGCGGTCAAGACCTCCCACGAGCGGCTCTGCACGGTCAGCCGCACGGTCGAGATCGGTACGCCCGTCACCGCGACGGTGGCGGACGCCTGA
- a CDS encoding alkaline phosphatase has protein sequence MSPTNEPSSSPARPRPRPAALSRRGLLVGSAVVAGAQALNIRTAHAEPVHQDPFKLGVASGDPLPDGVVLWTRLVADPYDAASMGTRPVRVEWEVATDERFRKVVRRGTETAVAAHAHSVHADVRGLAPGRDYWFRFRTGRQIGPAARTRTAPAPHSRPRGLRIGLVNCQDWQNGYWPAYTALAEEDLDVVVHVGDYIYEYDPSSIYADRLHTAPQTSGLDQLATLADYRARHAQYKTDPALQAAHAAFPWIVTWDDHEVENNYAGVVDEIDDTGARHQDPAAFARQRSAGYQAYYEHMPLRRRFVNGSSDYRLYRRFDFGDLLRLNVLDTRQYRTDQPGGFFSDFGTVAAGLGNTDGTLTGATQEKWLRQGLSRSPARWNVIAQQVMMSQIRFPNFLDPTHPLPPIANLDQWDGYDPARARFLRFLRDAQVANPVVLAGDIHSSWFSDLRIDRDDLDSDPVAVEFTATSVSSDFPIAFDAPLKAYNPILNPHVRYFDGSRRGYLRLNVDRQQLTTDARTVDSIAVRQSPVSTTASWAVAAGEPGLTAV, from the coding sequence GTGTCACCTACGAACGAACCGTCCTCGTCCCCCGCCAGACCCCGGCCCCGCCCCGCCGCCCTCAGTCGGCGCGGCCTGCTGGTCGGCTCCGCGGTCGTCGCGGGTGCGCAGGCGCTGAACATCCGTACCGCGCACGCGGAGCCGGTGCACCAGGATCCCTTCAAGCTCGGTGTGGCCAGCGGCGATCCGCTGCCGGACGGGGTCGTTCTGTGGACCCGTCTGGTCGCCGACCCTTACGACGCCGCGTCCATGGGGACGCGTCCGGTGCGCGTGGAGTGGGAGGTCGCCACCGACGAGCGGTTCCGCAAGGTCGTCCGGCGCGGTACGGAGACCGCCGTGGCCGCGCACGCGCACAGCGTCCACGCGGATGTACGGGGCCTGGCGCCGGGCCGCGACTACTGGTTCCGGTTCCGTACGGGCCGTCAGATCGGCCCGGCAGCACGGACCCGTACCGCCCCCGCGCCCCACTCGCGCCCCCGCGGGCTGCGGATCGGTCTGGTCAACTGCCAGGACTGGCAGAACGGTTACTGGCCCGCGTACACCGCGCTGGCCGAGGAGGACCTCGATGTCGTCGTGCACGTGGGCGACTACATCTACGAGTACGACCCCAGCAGCATCTACGCGGACCGATTGCACACCGCCCCACAGACTTCCGGCCTCGACCAGCTGGCCACGCTCGCCGACTACCGTGCCCGGCACGCCCAGTACAAGACGGATCCGGCTCTGCAGGCGGCCCATGCCGCCTTCCCCTGGATCGTCACCTGGGACGACCACGAGGTGGAGAACAACTACGCCGGTGTCGTCGACGAGATCGACGACACCGGCGCGCGACACCAGGACCCCGCCGCCTTCGCCCGCCAGCGATCCGCCGGTTACCAGGCCTACTACGAGCACATGCCGCTGCGGCGCAGGTTCGTCAACGGCTCCTCGGACTACCGGCTCTACCGCCGCTTCGACTTCGGCGACCTGCTCCGCCTGAACGTCCTCGACACCCGCCAGTACCGCACCGACCAGCCCGGCGGCTTCTTCTCCGACTTCGGCACCGTCGCGGCGGGACTCGGCAACACCGACGGCACCCTCACCGGCGCGACGCAGGAGAAGTGGCTGCGGCAGGGGCTGAGCCGGTCCCCGGCGCGCTGGAACGTCATCGCCCAGCAGGTGATGATGAGCCAGATCAGGTTCCCCAACTTCCTCGACCCGACGCACCCGCTGCCGCCCATCGCGAACCTCGACCAGTGGGACGGCTACGACCCGGCCCGGGCCCGCTTCCTGCGCTTCCTGCGGGACGCCCAGGTGGCCAATCCTGTCGTGCTCGCCGGGGACATCCACTCGTCGTGGTTCAGCGATCTGCGGATCGACCGCGACGACCTGGACAGCGACCCGGTAGCCGTCGAGTTCACCGCGACCAGCGTCAGTTCCGACTTCCCCATCGCCTTCGACGCCCCGCTGAAGGCCTACAACCCGATCCTCAATCCGCACGTCCGCTACTTCGACGGCTCGCGCCGCGGATACCTTCGACTCAACGTCGACCGGCAGCAGTTGACCACCGACGCCCGGACCGTCGACAGCATCGCGGTCCGCCAGTCACCGGTGAGCACCACCGCTTCCTGGGCCGTGGCGGCGGGCGAGCCGGGGCTCACCGCCGTGTGA
- the ligA gene encoding NAD-dependent DNA ligase LigA, with the protein MTTPVAVIVDATAYAQAVEDAVKASAAYYTGGTSVLDDDAYDRLVRGIAAWEADHPDQVLPDSPTGKVAGGAVEGDVPHTVAMLSLDNVFSPEEFTAWTASLARRIGHDVGQFSVEPKLDGLAIAARYTGGRLTRLITRGDGTAGEDVSHAIGTIEGLPDVLAEPVTVEVRGEILMTTAQFEHANEVRTAHGGQPFANPRGASAGSLRAKERAYTVPMTFFCYGLLPLPETEPALAARLGELAHSELMAQAAGFGVNTTATTAVPGSTTDTVEQVLARVQEIAALRAQLPFGIDGIVIKADLAADQQAAGSGSRAPRWAIAYKLPAVEKITRLLAVEWNVGRTGIIAPRGVLEPVEIDGATITYATLHNPADITRRDLRLGDHVMVHRAGDVIPRIEAPVAHLRTGEEQPIEFPEVCPRCGSAIDTTEQRWRCENGRNCHLVAALSYAVGRDQLDIEGLGTTRVVQLVEAGLVADLADLFALTREQLLSLERMGETSTDNLLAAIATAKTRPLSRVLCALGVRGTGRSMSRRIARYFATMDNLRAADAETMEQVEGIGTEKAPSVVAELVELAPLIDKLAEAGVNMTEPGATPPDPAAVDAESDSAEPSGGPLAGMTVVVTGAMTGPLEKLSRNQMNELIERAGGRSSSTVSKKTSLVVAGDNAGSKRAKAESLGIQLTAPDEFATLIDDYLD; encoded by the coding sequence ATGACCACACCAGTTGCAGTGATCGTGGATGCCACCGCCTATGCGCAGGCAGTCGAGGACGCGGTGAAAGCGTCGGCCGCCTATTACACGGGCGGCACGTCGGTGCTGGACGACGACGCGTACGACCGGCTGGTGCGTGGCATCGCGGCGTGGGAGGCCGACCATCCCGATCAGGTGCTGCCGGACTCGCCGACCGGGAAGGTCGCGGGCGGCGCCGTTGAGGGGGATGTGCCGCACACGGTGGCGATGCTGAGCCTGGACAACGTGTTCTCGCCGGAGGAGTTCACCGCCTGGACGGCGTCACTGGCCCGGCGGATCGGCCACGACGTCGGACAGTTCAGCGTCGAACCGAAGCTGGACGGGCTCGCGATCGCCGCCCGCTACACCGGTGGCCGCCTGACCCGGCTGATCACGCGCGGCGACGGGACGGCCGGGGAGGACGTCTCGCACGCGATCGGCACCATCGAAGGCCTGCCGGACGTACTGGCCGAGCCGGTCACGGTGGAGGTGCGCGGCGAAATCCTGATGACCACCGCGCAGTTCGAGCACGCCAACGAGGTACGGACCGCGCACGGCGGGCAGCCGTTCGCGAACCCGCGCGGCGCCTCGGCGGGCTCCCTGCGCGCCAAGGAGCGTGCCTACACCGTGCCGATGACGTTCTTCTGCTACGGCCTGCTGCCGCTGCCCGAGACGGAGCCGGCGCTCGCGGCCCGGCTGGGCGAGCTCGCGCACAGCGAACTCATGGCCCAGGCCGCCGGGTTCGGGGTGAACACGACGGCGACCACCGCCGTGCCCGGCAGCACCACCGACACGGTCGAGCAGGTCCTCGCCCGGGTCCAGGAGATCGCCGCGCTGCGCGCCCAGTTGCCGTTCGGGATCGACGGGATCGTCATCAAGGCCGACCTGGCCGCCGACCAGCAGGCCGCGGGATCCGGTTCACGCGCCCCGCGCTGGGCGATCGCGTACAAGCTGCCCGCCGTGGAGAAGATCACCCGGCTGCTGGCGGTGGAGTGGAACGTGGGCCGAACCGGCATCATCGCCCCGCGCGGCGTCCTGGAACCCGTCGAGATCGACGGGGCCACCATCACGTACGCCACCCTGCACAACCCGGCCGACATCACCCGCCGCGACCTCCGCCTGGGCGACCACGTCATGGTCCACCGGGCCGGCGATGTCATCCCTCGCATCGAAGCTCCCGTCGCCCATCTGCGCACCGGCGAGGAACAGCCCATCGAGTTCCCCGAGGTGTGCCCGCGGTGCGGATCCGCCATCGACACCACCGAACAGCGCTGGCGCTGTGAGAACGGCCGCAACTGCCACCTCGTCGCCGCTCTCTCGTACGCCGTCGGCCGCGACCAGCTCGACATCGAGGGCCTCGGCACGACGCGCGTCGTCCAGCTCGTCGAAGCCGGCCTGGTCGCCGACCTGGCCGACCTGTTCGCCCTCACCCGCGAGCAGTTGCTGAGCCTGGAGCGGATGGGCGAGACCAGCACCGACAACCTCCTCGCGGCGATCGCCACGGCGAAGACGCGTCCACTGTCGCGGGTGCTGTGCGCGCTCGGCGTCCGCGGCACCGGCCGCTCCATGTCCCGTCGGATCGCCCGGTATTTCGCCACCATGGACAACCTCCGTGCCGCCGATGCCGAAACGATGGAGCAGGTCGAGGGCATCGGCACCGAGAAGGCCCCCTCCGTCGTCGCCGAACTCGTCGAACTGGCCCCACTCATCGACAAACTCGCCGAGGCCGGGGTGAACATGACCGAGCCGGGCGCCACCCCTCCCGACCCTGCCGCCGTCGACGCGGAGAGCGACTCCGCGGAGCCGTCGGGCGGACCGCTGGCCGGGATGACGGTCGTCGTCACCGGTGCGATGACCGGCCCACTGGAGAAGCTCAGCCGCAACCAGATGAACGAACTGATCGAGCGCGCCGGCGGCCGCTCCTCCTCCACCGTCTCCAAGAAGACCAGCCTGGTCGTCGCCGGGGACAACGCCGGCTCCAAACGCGCCAAGGCCGAGTCCCTCGGCATCCAACTGACCGCCCCCGACGAGTTCGCGACTCTCATCGACGACTACCTCGACTGA
- a CDS encoding LLM class flavin-dependent oxidoreductase, translating into MPLPSNPLRKLGFLTIGLFDGENPGQGHESTLEIIELGERLGFDSAWVRHRHLQYGISSPVAVLAAASQRTSRIELGTAVIPLGWENPLRLAEDLATVDILSRGRLNPGLSVGPPMHYDRVKSALYPDTAEVEDFSYDRMERLLDFVRGKPATDSSRIEGFEVFSDRVQPHSPGLGRRMWYGGGSLRSAQWAGEHGMNFLTSSVVKAEESEDFAEIQLSHIRAFRARHPDGDRARVSQGLVVIPTDSATEEQRAKYEEYARKRTPRTATPQGPARMMFAPDLVGTCDQIAEQLYAHAAFREIDEVAFALPFTFDHADYVQILTDIATKLGPRLGWQAAV; encoded by the coding sequence GTGCCACTGCCCTCAAACCCGTTGCGGAAGCTGGGCTTCCTGACCATCGGGCTGTTCGACGGGGAGAACCCCGGCCAAGGCCACGAGTCGACGCTCGAAATCATCGAGCTGGGTGAGCGGCTCGGATTCGACAGCGCGTGGGTGCGGCACCGCCATCTGCAGTACGGCATCTCCTCGCCGGTCGCCGTGCTGGCGGCGGCCTCACAGCGCACCAGCCGCATCGAGCTGGGCACCGCGGTCATCCCCCTGGGCTGGGAGAATCCGCTCCGGCTGGCCGAAGACCTGGCGACGGTGGACATCCTGTCCCGGGGCCGCCTCAATCCGGGCCTCAGCGTCGGCCCGCCGATGCACTACGACCGGGTCAAGAGCGCGCTCTACCCCGACACCGCCGAGGTGGAGGACTTCAGCTACGACCGCATGGAACGGCTGCTGGACTTCGTGCGCGGCAAACCGGCCACGGACTCCAGCCGCATCGAGGGCTTCGAGGTGTTCTCCGACCGCGTCCAGCCCCACTCCCCCGGCCTGGGACGACGCATGTGGTACGGCGGCGGAAGCCTGCGGTCGGCCCAGTGGGCCGGCGAACACGGCATGAACTTCCTGACCAGCAGTGTGGTGAAGGCGGAGGAGTCCGAGGACTTCGCGGAGATCCAGCTCTCGCACATCAGGGCCTTCCGCGCCCGCCATCCCGACGGGGACCGTGCCCGCGTCTCCCAGGGTCTCGTCGTCATCCCCACGGACAGTGCCACGGAGGAGCAGCGCGCGAAGTACGAGGAGTACGCCCGCAAGCGGACGCCGCGTACCGCCACTCCGCAGGGACCCGCGCGCATGATGTTCGCCCCCGATCTCGTCGGCACCTGCGACCAGATCGCCGAACAGCTCTACGCGCACGCGGCGTTCCGGGAGATCGACGAGGTCGCGTTCGCGCTGCCCTTCACCTTCGACCACGCCGACTACGTCCAGATCCTCACCGACATCGCCACCAAGCTCGGCCCCCGACTCGGCTGGCAGGCGGCCGTCTGA
- a CDS encoding TetR/AcrR family transcriptional regulator: MNPDQPEAVPQRGRPRSEKAREAILDAAAELLLERGLSAVSMDTVAARAGVSKATIYRWWPTKETLAADALYHEWADVPPARDTRSLRGDLRSLLRPWVRLADRRPYGRVIAALLTQAQTDPQFAEEYRTRFVEPRREQARAIVQRAIERGEISADTKIEVVLDLLYGPVYHRLLHGHAPLSDRFVCDVIDAVLDGVAPPRPPAAPAD; encoded by the coding sequence GTGAACCCTGACCAGCCGGAGGCCGTCCCCCAGCGCGGACGGCCGCGCAGCGAGAAGGCGCGGGAGGCAATCCTCGACGCGGCGGCGGAACTCCTCCTCGAGCGCGGCCTGTCCGCCGTGAGCATGGATACCGTCGCCGCTCGGGCCGGCGTCAGCAAGGCGACGATCTACCGCTGGTGGCCCACCAAGGAGACCCTCGCGGCGGACGCGCTCTATCACGAATGGGCAGACGTCCCGCCGGCCCGCGACACCCGATCGCTCCGCGGCGACCTGCGCAGCCTCCTGCGCCCCTGGGTACGGCTCGCCGACCGGCGTCCGTACGGGCGCGTGATCGCCGCGCTGCTCACCCAGGCGCAGACGGATCCGCAGTTCGCCGAGGAATACCGCACACGCTTTGTCGAGCCCCGTCGTGAGCAGGCCCGCGCGATCGTCCAGCGCGCGATCGAACGCGGCGAGATCTCCGCGGACACCAAAATCGAAGTCGTACTCGACCTGCTCTACGGCCCGGTCTACCACCGGCTCCTGCACGGCCATGCCCCGCTCAGCGACCGGTTCGTCTGCGATGTCATCGACGCCGTCCTGGACGGCGTAGCGCCACCCCGGCCTCCGGCGGCCCCCGCGGACTGA
- a CDS encoding NAD(P)-dependent oxidoreductase: MTTIGFVGLGAMGSRIAGRLLDDNQLYGTNRTAARASELIGRGMAWRATPREVAAEAEVIFSMVTDDAALRAVTSGPDGILAGLAPGTVYVDMSTVSPEASRELAHRVQALGATLLDAPVSGSVTAAADGTLAVMVGGPEDAFRAVEPLLRQFGRTVTHVGANGQALLLKLAINISLASQILAFSEGVLLAERGGIDPALAAQVMVTSAIGSPTLQARAPLILDLPDQAWFDVQLMHKDIGLVLEAADDLGLPVPSASVIDTMLTRAEQLGYAHRDIASLYEVLDHTAATPHQGPAGRSPVGVPKRAPAGAVREP; this comes from the coding sequence ATGACCACGATCGGATTCGTCGGACTGGGCGCCATGGGCAGCCGGATCGCCGGCCGCCTGCTGGACGACAACCAGCTGTACGGCACGAACCGCACCGCGGCGAGGGCCAGCGAACTGATCGGCCGGGGAATGGCCTGGCGCGCAACACCGCGCGAGGTCGCCGCGGAGGCCGAGGTGATCTTCAGCATGGTCACCGACGACGCGGCCCTGCGGGCGGTCACCTCCGGCCCGGACGGGATTCTCGCCGGACTGGCCCCGGGCACCGTCTACGTCGACATGAGCACGGTCAGCCCGGAAGCCAGCCGCGAACTGGCACATCGTGTGCAGGCGCTCGGCGCCACCCTGCTCGACGCCCCCGTCTCCGGCAGCGTCACCGCCGCGGCCGACGGCACTCTCGCCGTCATGGTCGGCGGCCCGGAGGACGCGTTCCGCGCGGTCGAGCCGCTGCTGCGCCAGTTCGGCCGTACGGTCACGCATGTCGGCGCGAACGGCCAGGCACTGCTGCTCAAGCTCGCCATCAACATCAGCCTCGCGTCGCAGATCCTGGCCTTCAGCGAGGGTGTACTGCTGGCCGAACGCGGCGGAATCGACCCGGCGCTGGCAGCGCAGGTGATGGTCACCAGCGCCATCGGATCGCCGACCCTGCAGGCACGCGCCCCGCTCATACTCGACCTGCCCGACCAGGCGTGGTTCGATGTGCAGCTCATGCACAAAGACATCGGGCTCGTCCTGGAAGCCGCCGACGACCTGGGTCTCCCGGTCCCCTCGGCCTCGGTCATCGACACCATGCTGACCAGGGCGGAACAGCTGGGATACGCGCACCGCGACATCGCCTCCCTCTACGAGGTCCTCGACCACACGGCCGCGACACCCCACCAGGGTCCGGCAGGTCGGAGCCCCGTCGGCGTGCCGAAGCGAGCACCAGCGGGAGCCGTGCGTGAACCCTGA
- a CDS encoding aldo/keto reductase, with protein MYSTQLRTSKLGATGMEITRVGVGAWAIGGGGWEFGWGPQEDEESVAAIHRALELGVNWIDTAAAYGFGRSEQVVGRAIAGLARRPYVFTKASLLDDGTGRVRHSLKRESILREAEASLTRLGVEAIDLYQIHWPIPEEDIEEGWSALAELKEQGLVRHIGVSNFDAGQLRRIQAIAPVETLQPPYSLVDRGVEEEILPFAEHEGIGVIVYSPMGSGLLTGAMTRERIERLPADDWRARDPRFAEPQLSKHLALVARLQAVADRHGVTPGAVAVAWTLHNRAVDGAITGFRRPAQVDPVVAAAGLELTEQDISEIEASEGR; from the coding sequence ATGTACTCGACGCAACTCAGGACAAGCAAGCTGGGCGCCACCGGCATGGAGATCACCCGGGTCGGTGTCGGCGCGTGGGCGATCGGCGGAGGCGGCTGGGAGTTCGGGTGGGGGCCGCAGGAGGACGAGGAGTCGGTCGCGGCGATCCATCGGGCGCTGGAGCTCGGGGTCAACTGGATCGACACCGCTGCCGCGTACGGCTTCGGCCGGTCCGAGCAGGTGGTCGGCCGGGCGATAGCGGGCCTGGCGCGGCGGCCGTACGTGTTCACCAAGGCGTCGCTCCTCGACGACGGCACCGGCCGCGTCCGCCACAGCCTCAAGAGGGAGTCGATCCTGCGGGAGGCCGAGGCGAGCCTGACGCGGCTCGGCGTCGAGGCGATCGACCTCTATCAGATCCACTGGCCGATCCCCGAGGAGGACATCGAGGAGGGCTGGTCGGCCCTGGCCGAGCTGAAGGAGCAGGGGCTGGTCCGGCATATCGGTGTGTCCAACTTCGACGCCGGGCAACTGCGCCGGATCCAGGCGATCGCGCCCGTGGAGACTCTCCAGCCGCCGTACTCGCTGGTCGACCGTGGCGTGGAGGAGGAGATCCTGCCCTTCGCCGAACACGAGGGGATCGGCGTCATCGTCTACTCCCCGATGGGCTCCGGCCTGCTGACCGGCGCGATGACACGCGAGCGGATCGAGCGGCTTCCGGCGGACGACTGGCGCGCCCGCGACCCGCGCTTCGCCGAGCCGCAGCTGTCGAAGCACCTGGCGCTGGTCGCACGGCTGCAGGCGGTCGCGGACCGGCACGGCGTCACGCCGGGGGCCGTCGCGGTCGCGTGGACCTTGCACAACCGCGCGGTGGACGGCGCGATCACCGGATTCCGTCGGCCCGCCCAGGTGGACCCCGTCGTCGCCGCGGCGGGCCTGGAACTCACCGAGCAGGACATCAGCGAGATCGAAGCAAGCGAAGGAAGGTGA
- a CDS encoding endonuclease/exonuclease/phosphatase family protein, whose product MTGTVTGAPRAADRRRTGSRRVRRWGLLGCGLALAAPAALLLVRLTGLDAGTPLAVPMVLFPYSAVLSVLVLGVVVAVPALRSRWTVAGVAVLVVVQVGALVPRFVPAGRHVPSGSAELRVATLNTDVGGADPRAVVELVRTERIDVLALEQLPPAGVAALDKAGLGALMPYQELHPEYDSSIYSRRPLSHGGTTDADTAWPQTTAEISVGGRTVKLVAVHTYYPLGDAERWTRDMTALASLARRSGSDAVFLGDFNATLDHTPMRRLLAAGLTDTHAELGQGWARTWPVGLPLLPPMVQLDHVLHGSGLAAVSVGERTLPGTDHRAVVAVLAVLPT is encoded by the coding sequence ATGACAGGCACGGTGACTGGCGCCCCGCGCGCCGCCGACCGGCGGCGGACAGGCAGTCGGCGCGTGCGTAGGTGGGGGCTGCTGGGCTGCGGGCTCGCGCTGGCCGCACCCGCCGCGCTGCTTCTCGTACGGCTGACGGGACTTGACGCGGGAACACCTCTCGCGGTGCCCATGGTGCTCTTCCCCTACTCGGCCGTTCTCAGCGTGCTGGTGCTGGGCGTCGTGGTCGCCGTTCCCGCTCTGCGCTCGCGATGGACGGTGGCCGGCGTCGCGGTTCTGGTGGTTGTCCAGGTGGGGGCGCTGGTACCGCGGTTCGTGCCCGCGGGCCGGCATGTTCCGTCGGGATCAGCGGAGTTGCGTGTCGCCACCCTCAACACCGATGTCGGCGGTGCCGATCCGCGCGCCGTGGTGGAGTTGGTCCGCACGGAGCGGATCGACGTGCTGGCCCTGGAGCAGCTGCCGCCCGCCGGGGTGGCCGCGCTGGACAAGGCGGGTCTGGGCGCGCTGATGCCGTACCAGGAGCTCCACCCCGAGTACGACTCCTCGATCTACTCGCGGCGCCCGCTGTCCCACGGCGGTACGACGGACGCCGACACCGCGTGGCCCCAGACAACCGCCGAGATCAGCGTCGGTGGACGCACGGTGAAGCTCGTGGCCGTGCACACCTACTACCCCCTCGGAGACGCGGAGCGCTGGACGCGGGACATGACCGCCCTCGCCTCACTGGCCCGGCGCAGCGGCTCCGACGCCGTGTTCCTGGGCGACTTCAACGCCACTCTCGACCACACACCGATGCGCAGGCTGCTGGCGGCCGGGCTCACCGACACCCACGCCGAACTCGGCCAGGGATGGGCCCGCACCTGGCCGGTCGGCCTTCCGCTCCTGCCGCCGATGGTCCAGCTGGACCACGTCCTGCACGGCTCCGGCCTGGCGGCGGTCTCCGTGGGCGAGCGCACCTTGCCGGGTACGGACCATCGGGCTGTCGTGGCGGTACTGGCGGTGCTGCCGACCTAG
- a CDS encoding aldo/keto reductase — protein MTQDDTNKGLPQRELGTQGLRAGAIGLGTMGMTMAYGAADEPGGIATIRRAHELGVTLFDTAELYGMGTGSNEQLLGRAVRTFRDDIVIATKFGFDLTDPNKIGTALNSRPEHIREVTENSLRHLGTDHIDVLYQHRVDPDVPIEDVAGAVGELIAAGKVRYFGLSEAGPDVIRRAHAVHPVSVLQTEYSVFERAVEADVLPVVRELGIGFVPYSPLGRGFLTGAVRPAAEYSADDMRSWDDRWQPGNYEKNLAAVRRLTELADSKGIAVTQLALAWLLAQGDDIVPIPGTRSPDRVALNAASAQVRLTPEDLADIQRILPQGAAGSRYPEAMMPAW, from the coding sequence ATGACTCAGGACGACACGAACAAGGGCCTGCCCCAGCGCGAACTCGGCACCCAGGGGCTCCGGGCCGGTGCAATCGGCCTCGGCACGATGGGCATGACCATGGCTTACGGCGCGGCCGACGAGCCGGGTGGCATCGCCACCATCCGCCGGGCCCACGAACTGGGCGTCACCCTCTTCGACACGGCAGAGCTGTATGGCATGGGCACCGGCAGCAACGAGCAGCTGCTGGGCCGCGCCGTGCGCACCTTCCGCGACGACATCGTCATCGCCACCAAGTTCGGCTTCGACCTGACCGACCCGAACAAGATCGGAACCGCGCTGAACAGCCGGCCCGAGCACATCCGCGAGGTCACCGAGAACAGCCTGCGCCACCTTGGCACCGACCACATCGACGTGCTCTACCAGCACCGTGTAGACCCGGACGTCCCCATCGAGGACGTGGCAGGCGCGGTCGGCGAGCTGATCGCCGCAGGCAAGGTGCGCTACTTCGGCCTCAGCGAGGCCGGCCCCGACGTCATCCGGCGCGCCCACGCCGTCCACCCGGTCTCCGTACTGCAGACCGAGTACTCGGTGTTCGAGCGTGCCGTGGAGGCGGACGTGCTGCCGGTGGTGCGCGAGCTGGGCATCGGCTTCGTGCCGTACTCGCCGCTGGGCCGCGGCTTCCTCACCGGAGCGGTGCGACCCGCCGCCGAGTACTCCGCCGACGACATGCGCAGCTGGGACGACCGCTGGCAGCCCGGGAACTACGAGAAGAACCTCGCCGCCGTGCGGCGGCTGACCGAGCTCGCGGACTCCAAAGGCATCGCCGTCACACAGCTGGCCCTGGCCTGGCTGCTCGCCCAGGGCGACGACATCGTGCCCATCCCCGGCACCCGCAGCCCCGACCGCGTCGCCCTGAACGCAGCCTCTGCGCAGGTCAGGCTCACCCCCGAGGACCTCGCCGACATCCAGCGGATCCTGCCGCAGGGCGCCGCCGGCTCCCGCTATCCCGAGGCCATGATGCCGGCCTGGTGA
- a CDS encoding AraC family transcriptional regulator N-terminal domain-containing protein: MLDQLAAAIARHTDGWWSATSVPRLTVVALDELVAATDLLYEPMICFVADGAKRTLAGDRSWVAGRGEMFLSSVVLPVTATFERAPYRSAVLHLDSRVLTDLLLELDETSPRALPGPGGQITAPMTPELVDVVTRWVRLLDTPEDIRPLAARTESEILYRLLSSPLGPVLRQFAMVDSGASRIRDAAAWISTHYSAPLTVEEIAVAAHMSTATLHRHFKAATGMSPMRFQKHLRLQEARRLLVGGDTTAAQAAEAVGYASATQFNREYRRAYGLPPAQDAARLRGRLTTAG, translated from the coding sequence GTGCTTGACCAGCTTGCCGCCGCCATCGCCCGGCACACGGACGGCTGGTGGTCCGCCACCTCGGTGCCCCGCCTGACGGTGGTCGCGCTCGACGAACTCGTCGCCGCCACCGACCTGCTGTACGAGCCGATGATCTGCTTCGTCGCCGACGGTGCCAAGCGCACCCTCGCGGGCGACCGGAGCTGGGTGGCCGGCCGTGGGGAGATGTTCCTGAGCTCGGTCGTGCTACCGGTCACCGCCACCTTCGAGCGGGCGCCGTACCGTTCAGCGGTACTGCACCTCGACAGCCGGGTGCTGACGGATCTCCTGCTGGAACTGGACGAAACAAGCCCACGCGCACTTCCCGGCCCAGGCGGGCAGATCACCGCGCCGATGACGCCGGAACTCGTCGACGTGGTCACTCGGTGGGTGCGGCTGCTCGACACCCCGGAGGACATCCGCCCCCTGGCGGCCCGCACCGAGAGCGAGATCCTCTACCGGCTCCTCAGCAGTCCGCTCGGCCCGGTCCTGCGCCAGTTCGCGATGGTCGACTCCGGCGCGTCCCGGATCCGGGACGCCGCCGCATGGATCAGCACGCACTACAGCGCACCGCTCACCGTGGAGGAGATCGCAGTGGCGGCGCACATGAGCACGGCCACCCTGCACCGCCATTTCAAGGCCGCGACCGGCATGAGCCCGATGCGCTTCCAAAAACACCTCCGCCTGCAGGAGGCACGCCGCCTACTGGTCGGCGGGGACACCACCGCGGCCCAGGCCGCCGAAGCCGTCGGATACGCGAGCGCCACCCAGTTCAACAGGGAGTACCGACGCGCCTACGGCCTCCCGCCGGCCCAGGACGCCGCCCGCCTGCGCGGCCGGCTGACGACTGCCGGGTGA